One window of Perca flavescens isolate YP-PL-M2 chromosome 15, PFLA_1.0, whole genome shotgun sequence genomic DNA carries:
- the LOC114569599 gene encoding zinc finger protein 486, whose protein sequence is MADLTTFKNELTLICNNLAKAVVTEVDKVSLNEQNPVTEEKLRALVDSLCVEAVDKILKMIELAAGKQKETPGDLKDPPESDETSECLTKPTEGGAGGGESPPTEQTYILVFRSAAVDSKCLLVPLQSAANANGESQTVSTGATGEATTLHSEHSTSSPPTQADVPDHEYARPSSPPPSAASSAEGGVSAACSRTQRRRSRLTKKLNTSPTETAERYYQCSRCEMLFPNTERLSDHERRSHPVCSVCGTEFTSHLKLREHVTKEHGLLPYTCDYCPKRFNHKAHRNLHVKARHTGEKTCHCDVCGKGYSCISMMKTHRMTHFEKTFICDVCGKSFYHAGHLTRHKVVHGEERPYQCSTCGKGFNQAANLHTHQAIHTGERQLCSICGKSFRFLKNHVLSKHSNDLPADELPARDAMITCEVCGKTFPHMSYFKIHQRRHTGEKPFPCDICGKSYSMKQQLRDHRYTHTGEKPYRCTLCSKTFHLATSFMRHRSIHTGETPYSCLDCGKHFRLLTFLKAHLQTKAHLKQTQTVTSDL, encoded by the exons ATGGCCGATTTAACCACTTTTAAAAATGAACTCACGCTCATCTGTAACAACCTGGCCAAGGCGGTGGTGACGGAGGTGGACAAAGTCTCTTTGAATGAACAAAATCCCGTAACCGAG GAGAAACTCAGGGCTCTGGTggacagtttgtgtgttgaagcCGTTGATAAAATCTTGAAGATGATTGAGCTGGCTGCTGGGAAGCAGAAAGAGACTCCAGGAGATCTGAAGGATCCGCCCGAGTCTGATGAGACCAGCGAATGTTTAACAAAGCCGACAGAAG GTGGAGCAGGTGGAGGTGAGAGCCCCCCCACGGAGCAGACCTACATCCTGGTTTTCAGG aGCGCTGCTGTCGACTCCAAGTGTCTGCTGGTGCCACTGCAGAGCGCCGCTAACGCTAACG GTGAAAGTCAAACCGTCTCCACGGGGGCGACCGGTGAAGCCACGACTCTGCACAGTGAGCACTCCACCTCCTCCCCTCCCACGCAGGCTGATGTCCCCGACCACGAGTACGCTCGGCCCTCTTCCCCGCCGCCCAGCGCCGCCTCATCAGCGGAGGGCGGAGTCTCGGCAGCATGCAGCAGGACACAGCGCCGCAGGAGCAGGCTGACAAAAAAACTCAACACGTCTCCTACTGAGACAGCAGAACGTTACTACCAGTGTTCGCGGTGTGAGATGCTGTTTCCAAACACGGAGCGACTCTCTGACCACGAGAGGAGGTCTCACCCGGTGTGCTCGGTTTGCGGAACAGAGTTTACCAGCCACCTGAAACTGCGCGAACACGTGACGAAAGAGCACGGGCTGCTGCCGTACACCTGCGACTACTGCCCCAAGAGGTTCAACCACAAAGCTCACCGCAACCTGCACGTGAAGGCGAGGCACACCGGAGAGAAAACCTGCCACTGCGACGTCTGCGGCAAAGGTTACTCCTGCATCAGCATGATGAAAACGCACCGGATGACCCACTTCGAGAAGACGTTCATCTGCGACGTCTGCGGGAAGAGCTTCTACCACGCCGGCCACCTGACGCGCCACAAAGTGGTGCACGGGGAGGAACGGCCGTACCAGTGCTCCACCTGCGGGAAGGGCTTCAACCAGGCCGCCAACCTGCACACCCACCAGGCGATCCACACCGGAGAGCGCCAGCTCTGCTCCATCTGCGGCAAGAGCTTCCGCTTCCTGAAGAACCACGTCCTCAGCAAACACTCAAACGATCTCCCCGCCGACGAGCTGCCGGCCAGAGACGCCATGATCACCTGCGAGGTGTGCGGGAAGACGTTCCCGCACATGTCGTATTTTAAAATTCACCAGAGGAGGCACACGGGAGAGAAACCGTTCCCCTGCGACATCTGCGGGAAGAGTTACTCCATGAAGCAGCAGCTGAGGGACCACAGGTACACCCACACCGGGGAGAAACCCTACAGGTGCACCCTCTGCTCCAAAACCTTCCACCTGGCCACCAGCTTCATGAGGCACCGCAGCATCCACACCGGAGAGACGCCGTACAGCTGCCTCGACTGCGGCAAACACTTCCGCCTGCTCACCTTCCTGAAGGCTCACCTGCAGACCAAAGCTCACCTGAAGCAGACACAGACGgtcacctctgacctctga